The following DNA comes from Diprion similis isolate iyDipSimi1 chromosome 14, iyDipSimi1.1, whole genome shotgun sequence.
TGCATAACGACCCTACATTTcggttgtataatatatatcaacgtttaatacatatattatcatATGAAGCGTCCAGGATTTTAATTATCGCAcaccaaaaatcgagaaatgtCGTATTGGACGAGTATTGACAAATCATGTCATAACCCCTGATTTCAGTATCGTCGAATCAATGCGGAAAGGTGTGGCTAACAGTATCGTCTCTGTGGCGGCCGGTGGCGATCAACAATAAGGTTGTGGACGCGGAATTGGAGGTCAATTGGGACCTGGACTGTCCTGCAAACGCAGGATATCCGGACAGCATTAAGGTGTTCACGTCTGATCCGGCGCACAGTAATGACCCAGATCTTGTTGCAACCATTTCATCAgtatacttttaattttttctattcacatCCACCAGAAGCCTGCTACACTATATGACTACCATGATTACCAAAACCATACCAGATTCTCAAAAAGTCCCGATCTTTCCTTAGACAAGACGATAAAACCGCAGCTGACTTTACTACTCGCCGAGCATCCCCGGGGTTATTACAGGACTAATATAACCGTTGGAAGACCACCACTCCCAGGAGGATGGGACGAAGGAGGAGGCGCCACACTGCCAGGACCTCACTGCCTGAAGCACCATGCAGCGTTATATAAGAACGGCGAATACCTCACCAGTTCGTGTCTGCAGATTTGGCCAACGTGGATGTACGACTTGAGGTGAGTCTCTCGAAGGCTCCTTCACTACCATCGGTCATCCTTATTCACCGCAAATTTTTCCAGGAGGCAACTAGGAAGACTGCCAATCGGCACTCTCATGATCCCAGGCACTCATAACTCAGGGTGCTACAAACATGGCGACCTGACTCGAAGAGACGCTTTTCAACGGTACCTCCTCACCCAGGATCGCGACGTGTGGACCCAGCTGGTCCACGGCATCCGGTACCTGGACATCAGAGTCGGATACTACCCTTCGATACCCAGGAACAACACGGTCGTTGAGGAGACCAACTTCGTGAACAGGTTTTGGGTGAACCACGACATCATCAGGATAACACCGCTGATGAGCATCATCAAGGACGTGAGGAACTTTTTGGATGTGGCCAGAGGCGAGGTCGTCATTCTGGACTTCCACAGGTGAGGATCACTGATACTCATGAACTTGGTCTCTGTACTGTACCCACTGCATCCTCGAGATTTCCACAGATTTCCGGTCGGATTCGAAGGCCGACCGAGCCGACATCGTCGACTGGCTTCCATCTTGCACCGGGAATTTGGTGGTTTGATTCTCAGACCTGACAGAGGAGTCGACGGCCTTGGACCGACCCTGAACGACATCTGGACCGTTGGTCGCAGGCTGGTGATATGTTACGGGGACCAGCAAACGGTGAACGGTGAGGACCGATTACTTTTACCGATATTTAGCGAACGGCGAATCATTGGGAAACATTCTTTTAGAGTACGACTGGCTTTGGCCACCGATGACGCAGGCCTGGGGTAATCAGCAGACTGCGGAGGGCTTGAAACACTACTTGGAGAGGACGATTCTTGGGAGTAAACGGCCCAGGAGTAATCAGAATCCTTTGTGGGCGGTTATGGCTGAGTTGACGCCGATTCCTTTGGACATAATGCTGAAGCCCTCGGGAGGTCTTCGCCAAATGGCCGATTCGATAAACAGGAATTTGACTGTATGGTTCCAGGACGAGTGGTGGAAGCAGACGAATATCGTGGCGACTGATTTCTTCCTTGGGAATAATCTTATCGACGTTTCTATACAGTCTAATATCAAAAAGAGTAATATTGCTCATTGGCGTTTGTAGTCGAGTCGAAATCAATTGATgttatttttaatgtattaTTTCAGCCACGTTTATGAATTCCGTGGGCctgattgtttttgttttttttcttcgtgatAATTTTAGTTCAATGATAACGACCAATTGTTCGTTAATGCCTTAAtactgttatttattttattaaaagatCCAATTTGCGAATTCATCTGCTATATGTAAATCTTGATGTTACTCTTAAGAAattatcggtgagtcacttgctgaaataaattgagaGGAGAGGATATTCTGCAGGTCGGTTGAAACCtgattgtttattatttacatttataatacaatattaaacggtcgaaattcgaaaataaatgaCTGTAGAACAAATTGCATGACATCGGTAGCCCCAAGTATTTGATGGCTTCCATTTACAATTTGGTGAATCGCTTATGCAGTCCAACTGACAGTCCGTAAAACGATCGGTTTTCTGGGCAGTTATTTTCACTCATCGATAAGCCTGAGTTTCCTTCAATGACCTGTCATCTGCAATTTAAACAAacgactttttattttcactaggGTGAAAAAAACGTCTAGTTAAAAAGTTAATTTGTGAATCATGCAATCTAGCTTCAACTCTGCATATGTATGTTTGtgttcaatatttaaaaaatgaaatcattcGAAACTAGGTTCAAAATTGACCGAGAACCCTAAAACATCAAAATGTCTCGAAATCTATCCATAGACTGCAGCTAAGGTCGGTATAACGTTCGTATTGTTTCATGAATTTGTATTATTTGAAGAAATCTGTATTCGAATACCTTCAAGCTACGCGTGGAacgatttgaatttgaaataccGGTTATCGCGATCTACGGTCGTATAATGTAGGCTCCCAACGGTCAGTTGCCTAGTCAGCAAATACCAGCTGCGCCTCGGAACGACACCAGAGTCAGAGTCAGACGGTTGATCAGCATGGAAGACGAATCGTGGATCTGGTACGGTTGGTGGTCAAACGTTCTCATCCTCAAGATGATGACGTTCACGTGGTGTACTGGCAGGCTTCGAGTGAGCAGAAAGGTAGGAAACATGGTGACATGAGCCTttaatgacaatgaaaactGTGACAACTGGTGCTAAGGTACTCCGCTTTGGTATGGTTGACATGCTTGGCTCTGACGTCATTGCTCAGAATAACTTTGGTCTCAAGAAGtcatgtaagaaaaatttttctgaacatgtataaaatttccatTACTAAATACTGTTGCAATGATATAATGATAtccactaaaatttttgggttgattaaatcattttttaatggaTAACTAAGTGAAATAAAGGTACACCCTGTAAATTGAATGTTGATATGACAATTCAATTGACagaaatgtaacaaataattcaaacgTAAAGTGAACCTGCTAGGCGTTATGTGTAgttatatttttctaacaGTCTATTGTTAAATTAACACTACGTAAGAGAATCGTCCGTAGACTTAGTCCACACGATAGATCTTACGATTTTTGTAACTAacgttttatcaaatttaattgaatatcgaattttgagtgatttatttaacaataatattcaGGTGATCCATAGTGAAGCGGACCGAATATTCGTCAAGGAACCGGATGTCATCCTTGATCCAACGGGTGGCGGTCATCCGGATATTGATCGCATAAGAGCAGCACATCGCAGCGATGTTGAGACTGTACTGCCATTTTTGTTGGTGGCGTTAATTTGGTTGGAAACTTCACCGTCAGTGGACTCAGTGAAATTGGTTATGCGCAGCTTCTCGTTGGCGAGAATTTTCCACGGTTTATTTTACATGGACGTCATTCCCGTGCATCAGTTTGTCAAAGTATTCACTTCACTCTTCAGCTACCTGGTTGCAGCTTACGTTGCTTTTTCGTGTGTTGTACATTATGCTTAAGATGAATAGTGACGAAATTGTTGTGAACAGCATAAAGACACTGttttaaaatgtttaaaaaatgcggtaaaaatattttctattcaattatttaccaataattatattttacctGGGATTTTTAGTAGCATGaggattttgtaaaatatttaatatcgtATTTGCAATTGATATTATAAGTAAGTAGAACAAAACTTTTATTCAGAGCAAAATGACACCGAGAATTTAGGTTGaggatgaattttattttaaaccaactcctagataaataaatttagatATCTATGGATATTTGTAACCAAGGAAaagcaaaatagaaaaagtcAGAAAGTCGACTAGATGAAGCTGTTAAAAGGTGAGAATTTGGTGTGTATTTAGCGCTAATGGACCTTACATACATAGAATTGACTGAAACGtggattatttatttcatacaattttaaGGCGCCTACACCGTTCTTAAGTCATAAAATGTACTTGGTATCAGGCCTACGATCAAAAGTTATTAATTCAACGAGTAAGAAGTAATCGAGAATTCGAACACGCATGTGGCCAAAGCTTTAAGGTCACCCTCGTCGACTTTAAACTTTAAGCCATTGATCAATCCACACTGGCGTAGACGTATCAAAACGACTTCCAAAGGAGGTGAAAAGGCATTAGAAGAAGAGAACAGCTCCGATATGTTCGAAATATAAATGCCTAACAGCTGGTAGAACTGCATCGATAATTACAGTAAATCATTTGttgaaaatgagaataaaatttttcacaaattatgACTGCAGGCTACCTGCGTCAATGATATTCTCACGAGAACAATTTTTCCTTCACACCATAATCGGCAGTGTTAATTGAGGGTCCCAATGATCGACTTTTGTTCGTGATTAGCGGTTGCGTAGGGGTGATTAACGTTAATAACTAAAGAGAGGTATTACTTTATGCAAACTACTccgtaaatttttccaacattctTCGTTTTCACTTTGCCGTGGTCAAAACGACCGCACTGTAACTGCAATCCTACTTTATCCTTAATATTGTTAGCCTTCACCTTGATTCATATCTTCTGTATTAATTCGCTAAATCTGCAGGATGTACAGAAACAAGGACTCCTTTACGGGGCGCATGGACGGCCCGAAGCTCTTCAAGATTGAAGACCAACGTTCGGCACCAGTCGAACCCTCCAAACCTGCAATTTTTCTCGGAGTACAAGCTCGGGGCAACACGCCAATGGTCACGGTGGGTCCGAAGTATGAGCGGAAGAATCAGTTCAGTTACAATGAAGACAGGAGACCGGAACAGGACGGGAAACTGCTCGACAAGTTCGATCATTTTTACGACGACACGAAGGTTCTGCTCATCCTATTTCAGATAATGGGCGTCATGCCCATACAGCGGGGAATCGGTAATTCATATTCGAAAGTTTAATGCGCTTCAAGCCTGGTCAATTCGTGGATTGTTTCTCCTAACCGTAGGCAATACAAGTACACTCaagtgaaaacaaattttgcaCGCCAAATTCTCGGCTTTCAGACTTTTGCCGTGGATGAAATTGCGACGCAAGAATT
Coding sequences within:
- the LOC124414677 gene encoding PI-PLC X domain-containing protein 1-like; translation: MIGIFVFICLLTIHNPVSSNQCGKVWLTVSSLWRPVAINNKVVDAELEVNWDLDCPANAGYPDSIKVFTSDPAHNKTIKPQLTLLLAEHPRGYYRTNITVGRPPLPGGWDEGGGATLPGPHCLKHHAALYKNGEYLTSSCLQIWPTWMYDLRRQLGRLPIGTLMIPGTHNSGCYKHGDLTRRDAFQRYLLTQDRDVWTQLVHGIRYLDIRVGYYPSIPRNNTVVEETNFVNRFWVNHDIIRITPLMSIIKDVRNFLDVARGEVVILDFHRFPVGFEGRPSRHRRLASILHREFGGLILRPDRGVDGLGPTLNDIWTVGRRLVICYGDQQTVNEYDWLWPPMTQAWGNQQTAEGLKHYLERTILGSKRPRSNQNPLWAVMAELTPIPLDIMLKPSGGLRQMADSINRNLTVWFQDEWWKQTNIVATDFFLGNNLIDVSIQSNIKKSNIAHWRL
- the LOC124414678 gene encoding microsomal glutathione S-transferase 1-like, translated to MEDESWIWYGWWSNVLILKMMTFTWCTGRLRVSRKVIHSEADRIFVKEPDVILDPTGGGHPDIDRIRAAHRSDVETVLPFLLVALIWLETSPSVDSVKLVMRSFSLARIFHGLFYMDVIPVHQFVKVFTSLFSYLVAAYVAFSCVVHYA